GGTGTCCCTTCCTGGACGGCGGTCCACACCAGTCCGTGCCCCGACGGGCTCAACACGCGTGACAGGTCGAGGCCGTGTGATTGAATCCGGTCCGGGGTGACGGACAGCCGGCGCGGCGTGCCCGGCGCCGGCGGCGTGACGCGGAAGCTCGACGACTGGAGATCCATCAGCGTCGGCATCAGCTGCGATGGCTCGATTCGCGCCGCCCACTGCAGCACGTTCTGGAAGTTGCGGGCGTAGAACGGCAGCTGCGGGCCACCGCCGTGCTCCCAGACGCCGTGGCCGTCGCCGAAGCTGGTAAAGGCGCGCTGATGCCAGGTTTCGACCAGCCCCGCCCAGGTGTACCCGAGCGTTTGCCCGTCGCTCGATTTCAGGTCCGCCGGGAGGGTCAGCAGCAGCGTCGATGCCGGAGGCTGCGCCGGAAAGCCGGCGTCCTCCAGCGAAAGCTCGCTCGACTCGTCCAGCTCCCAGCTTTCCCGCTGCCGCGGCCTGGCCTTGGTGAGCGCGCGCTCGCGGCGCGGATCCGTGACATCGGTGGCGCCGAGCGCCGCAGCGAACGCCGCCGCCTTCACCGGACCGCGGAACTCGACCGGGTTGGCGTTGTCCGGATCGCACGCGCTCTGGCAATAGACGCGGTAGACGAAGAACGCCGGTTCGACCTGGACGGTGTAGTTCTGCGGACGTCCGGACACCGCGAGCCCGGCGGCCGACGGCACCCGGCCGTCGACCTCGAGCCGGACCCAGCTCTCGGGCGGCACCTCCGCCGCGGCGCGCAGCACCACCATGTCGGCGGACGGCTTGAATCGCCGCTTGTCCCAGTCGGCCGCGATCTCGAGAGGGACGAGCGAGGTCGCGTTCGCCGCGTCGCGCGCACGCTGGACCTTCGCGGTGAACGCGTCCATCGCGCCGGGATCGATCGTGCGCAACCGCGTCTGCGCCGGCGCGGCGATGACCGGCGGCGTGAACAGATGGCTCTGGAACGACGCGCGCACGTGCGGCAGCACGTCCGCCGGCTTCACCGGCTGGTTGAAGCGCAGGACGAAGAGCGGGGCGGCGTCGTAGCGGCCGCCGGGACGGTACCACTCGGTGCGCAGCAGGCGCGCGGTCGGCGTCGTGAAGCTGAATCGGTACGGCGCCGCCAGCGTCCGTCCGCTCAAGGCCGCTGCCGTCGCCGCGATCGTCACGTCGTAGCGCGTGGCCAGCGGCAGCCGCCTGGCCGGCGTGAAGATCAGGACCGTCGCACCCGACCACCGGAACGTACCGGCAACCGCCGGGCTGATGCGGAAGAACGGCGGCCGCAGCGTCAGCGGCACCTGGCCGAGCGCCGCCATCGGCTCGGAGAAGACCACGCGGATCTCGCTGGCCTCTTCGATCGACGCCGCTTCGCCGGTCGGCCCGGCGCTCACGACCCGCAGCGGGGCGCGCGCCTGCGCCGCGGCGGACCACGGCAGCAGGACGACGAAAGACGGAAGAAGGAAGAAGAGGGAGAAGACGAAAGGCGCCAAACGCGTCGCGCGGATCATAGGCGTGGTCCGGATGATACTCGCTACATATGACACCGCTGCCGGCCGGACGGCCGGTCGGTCAGCTCTGAGGATGGAAGATCGCGCGCAGGAGGCGCGGCACCAGCCGCATCCGCGGCACCGGCGGCGCCGCCGGGGGCTGCCGGTTGCCGCGCCGATCGACCCCGCCGGGGATCATCGCCTGCTCGTCCTGCAGCTCCGGGTCGTGGCCGATCAACCGGGCCTGCTCGCGGATCGTCGGCACCACGCGGCGGTCACCCACGGGAAACAGCCGGCAGAAATCGTCGACGACTTCGTTCGCGTCGAGCCCCACCGCCTTGGCGTAGTCGCGCACGAAGGCGCGCGCGAACACGCCCTTGGGCCAGCGCGAGAAGTCGTTCCGCTCGAACCCCTGCCAGAGTTCGATACTGACGTTGGTCAGGGCGGCGATGGTTTCGAGGGAGATGCCGCGCCGTTCGCGTTCCCGGCGCAGGCGAGGACCGAATGTATCCCGTTCGGACATGGCGGCGGCTTGTGCATCGCAAAACCCGAGCCGCACACCGGTTCGCGTTTTCGCGCCAAACCCGCTCGATCGCGGGGCGCGCCCGAACGTTCCTGTAATCGGCGTTACGATGTTGGAACACTCCGCCGTGGCCAAGTGCCTCAGTTTTCATGCAGCGTACCGGTGCCGGCGCTCCGGCGCCTGCTGCACCGCCGGCTGGAACATTCCCTTCGACCCGGCGGAGCTCCGCACGGTCGGCGCGCTGAAGCTCGCCGCCGGCCGCATTCACGCCGCCGGCGGATCGGCGGCGGCCGTGCTGACGGACGGCCGCTGCTCGTTTCTCGGACGGGAAGCCGGCGGCGCGCACGTGTGCGAGATTCACCGGGCCGGCGGCCACGCCGCCCTGCCCCTCCCCTGCCGCATGTTCCCGCGGGTCGTCCTGCACGACTCGCGCGGCACGTTCATCTCGCTCTCGCACTTCTGCCCGACCGCCGCCGCGCTGCTCTTCGAGTCGGACGACGAGGTCACCATCGTCGACGCGCCGGCGCCGCTGGCCGGCTGTGAGCCGCTCGACGGGCTGAACGCGCGCGACGTCTGGCCGCCGCTCCTCCGTCCCGGCGTGATGATGGATCTGGACAGCTACGACCTGTGGGAGCGGTTCGCGATTGCCATCCTCACGCACGACGGCGTGCCGGCGCGCGGCGCGCTCGACGCCCTCGACCGGGCCACCGGACGCATCGCCGCGTGGCGTCCCGGCGGCGACACGACGCTGGAAGAGACGATCCAGGATGCGATCGCGTCCGCGGCCCCGCCGGTGTCATCGCTCCCCGGCTTCGAGCCGGCGGTGAAGCGCTGGCTCGCGGCACGCGCCTTCGGATCGTGGATTGCGTATCAGGGGGACGGATTGCGCACGATAGTCCGCTACCTCCGTGCGTGCCATCACACGTTCGAGATCGAGGTCGCGCGAGACCACGATCCGCTGGCGGCCATCCGCCGCGCCGACCAGCTGATCGTGCACGAGGCCTCTTCACAGCAACTCGCGAATCTGCTGAATGTCAGTCCTTGACCGGTTCCTGCGCTACGTCGCGATAGACACCCGCGCCGACGACTCGTCCGCCTCCTCGCCGAGCACGCCGGGACAGCTCGTCCTGCAGGAGCTTCTCGCCGGCGAGTTGCGCGCGATCGGTCTCACCGACGTGACGCTCGACGCGCACGGCTACCTGATGGCGGGCGTCCCGGCGACCGCCGGTCCGGACCTGCCGGCGATTGGCTTCATCGCTCACGTCGACACGTCGCCCGAAATGGACGGCGCGAACGTCAGGCCGATCGTTCACGCCG
This genomic window from Vicinamibacterales bacterium contains:
- a CDS encoding helix-turn-helix transcriptional regulator produces the protein MATAECSNIVTPITGTFGRAPRSSGFGAKTRTGVRLGFCDAQAAAMSERDTFGPRLRRERERRGISLETIAALTNVSIELWQGFERNDFSRWPKGVFARAFVRDYAKAVGLDANEVVDDFCRLFPVGDRRVVPTIREQARLIGHDPELQDEQAMIPGGVDRRGNRQPPAAPPVPRMRLVPRLLRAIFHPQS